The following proteins come from a genomic window of bacterium:
- a CDS encoding radical SAM protein, translated as MLQASRLKEVMTAEVAFQTLRLLPYLPDQAYLYFLRPFLRSFPVPESREFMQRLVLFAKKHLTLAAPTYRDKAIETFFINALLKGYSIRRQREQELGIRIPFFFVISPTMRCNLGCYGCYAGMYTKEDDLDYTVVDRILKEAKDLGIYFITISGGEPFYWQHILEMFQAHNDMFFQVYTNGTLIDQTMAEKLAKLGNVLPAISVEGFEKETDDRRGKGTFQKIINAMQELRKAGVLFGFSCTVTRENNEFVVSDEFVDFYEKQGCFLGWYFNYVPIGKRPALELMPTPEQRIHRINRLAELRKTKSILLADFWNDGNLVGGCIAGGRNYLHINSHGDVEPCVFVHFATDNIKNKSLVEVLKSPLFAEIRKRQPYSHNHYRPCMIIDNPEVLREIVEKTGAYPTHPGAETVVTQLRHQLDEYANQYGALANIAWERCRKANVQPELRRN; from the coding sequence ATGTTACAAGCTAGCCGATTGAAAGAGGTAATGACTGCTGAAGTTGCATTTCAAACACTTCGATTACTACCTTACCTACCAGACCAAGCATATCTATATTTTCTACGACCGTTTCTCCGTTCATTCCCGGTTCCGGAAAGTCGCGAGTTTATGCAGCGGCTAGTTCTGTTTGCAAAAAAACATCTCACGCTCGCTGCGCCAACCTATCGGGATAAAGCAATAGAAACTTTTTTTATTAATGCTTTACTGAAAGGGTATTCGATTCGCCGACAACGAGAACAAGAACTCGGAATTCGGATTCCGTTCTTTTTCGTTATCAGCCCGACAATGCGGTGTAATCTCGGATGTTATGGTTGCTATGCCGGTATGTATACGAAAGAAGATGATTTAGATTATACAGTGGTTGACCGTATCCTTAAAGAAGCGAAAGATCTCGGTATCTATTTCATAACTATATCTGGCGGAGAACCATTCTACTGGCAACATATTTTGGAAATGTTTCAGGCGCATAATGATATGTTTTTCCAAGTTTATACTAATGGGACACTAATTGACCAAACGATGGCAGAAAAATTAGCAAAGTTAGGAAATGTTTTACCAGCGATTAGCGTTGAAGGGTTCGAGAAGGAAACCGATGACCGACGTGGAAAAGGTACATTCCAGAAAATTATTAATGCTATGCAGGAACTTCGCAAAGCAGGGGTTTTATTCGGCTTCTCTTGCACTGTAACTCGAGAGAACAACGAGTTTGTAGTTAGCGACGAATTTGTCGATTTTTACGAAAAGCAAGGGTGTTTTCTCGGGTGGTATTTCAATTATGTTCCCATTGGAAAACGGCCAGCATTAGAGCTTATGCCGACGCCGGAACAACGCATTCATCGGATTAATCGGTTAGCTGAACTACGTAAAACGAAATCAATTCTGCTTGCTGATTTCTGGAATGATGGAAATCTGGTTGGCGGGTGTATTGCCGGCGGGCGAAACTATCTGCATATTAATTCGCATGGTGATGTTGAACCCTGCGTATTCGTCCATTTTGCCACGGATAATATTAAAAATAAATCATTGGTTGAAGTTTTGAAATCGCCGTTATTTGCAGAAATTCGGAAACGGCAACCGTATTCACATAATCATTATCGACCGTGTATGATTATTGATAATCCGGAAGTATTGCGTGAAATTGTTGAAAAAACCGGCGCGTATCCGACTCATCCTGGAGCGGAAACTGTAGTTACCCAGTTACGACATCAGCTGGATGAATATGCGAATCAATATGGTGCGTTAGCGAACATCGCTTGGGAACGGTGTAGAAAGGCAAATGTTCAACCCGAACTACGAAGAAATTGA
- a CDS encoding ABC transporter substrate-binding protein — translation MDEVNPQKLDGSGQKLERRGQRKTYTTLLSLISYLLIFLFLFSCSKKTPTISESTTVGQQGGVLTLATISDPKSFNIIVAKETSTTQALSLLFEGLTRENGVTTEVEPNLAESWEISSDGLTWIFHLRKDVRWSDGVSFTADDVVFTFTKLIYNPKIPTSSRDIFMVDGKLPKIEKVDEYTVKFILPKPFAPFPRLMTQEILPKHKLEPIIAKGADKFNSAWGLDTPPSEIVGTGPYVLKQYLPSQKLVYEPNPYYWKKDKQGKKLPYIQKVIRIIVPDQDTQLLKFQSGEIDAIPMRAQHYSILKPKEKSGNFTVYNCGPDFGTEFIVFNQNPGKSPNGKPYIHPVKRKWFSNVLFRQAIAHAIDKQTIINNVFYGLGYPQDAAESAADVFFHNPNVKKYPYDLEKSKQLLLQAGFSDKNNDGWLEDEEGNTVEFTLMTNAGSNKEREQIANIIVRDLTKLGIKVVLQPIDFNTLVTKLDSTYDWEAVLLGLTGGVDPHSGRNVWHSSGQLHLWYPVQKQPATDWEKRIDQIFDTAASELDKHKRKQLYDEFQLIISEQVPIIYTANRAALYAVRNKFGNLHPTAFGGIFHNIEEVYIKK, via the coding sequence ATGGATGAAGTGAACCCACAGAAATTAGATGGTAGTGGTCAGAAGTTAGAACGCAGAGGTCAGAGAAAAACTTATACTACCTTATTATCTCTGATTTCTTATTTGTTAATTTTTCTTTTCCTTTTCAGCTGTTCGAAAAAAACCCCTACTATTTCTGAATCTACTACTGTTGGCCAGCAAGGGGGAGTATTAACGCTTGCAACTATTTCCGACCCTAAATCGTTTAATATCATCGTCGCTAAAGAAACTAGTACTACTCAGGCGTTATCGCTTCTGTTTGAAGGTTTAACCCGGGAAAATGGGGTTACCACTGAAGTTGAACCAAACCTTGCGGAATCTTGGGAAATCAGCTCGGACGGTTTAACCTGGATATTTCATCTTCGGAAAGATGTTCGCTGGTCTGATGGCGTCTCGTTTACAGCTGACGACGTGGTGTTTACGTTTACGAAGCTTATATATAATCCCAAAATTCCGACGAGTTCCCGGGATATTTTTATGGTTGATGGAAAACTACCGAAAATAGAAAAAGTTGATGAATATACGGTTAAATTCATCCTACCGAAGCCGTTTGCGCCGTTTCCACGATTAATGACCCAAGAGATTCTTCCGAAGCATAAACTTGAGCCAATAATCGCTAAAGGAGCAGATAAATTTAATTCCGCTTGGGGATTAGATACTCCACCATCAGAAATTGTGGGAACTGGACCATATGTTCTCAAGCAATATTTACCGAGCCAGAAATTGGTTTATGAACCGAATCCATATTATTGGAAAAAAGACAAACAAGGTAAAAAGTTACCATATATCCAGAAAGTTATTCGAATAATCGTTCCTGACCAGGATACGCAACTCCTGAAATTCCAGTCTGGAGAAATAGATGCTATCCCGATGCGGGCACAGCATTATTCGATTCTTAAACCGAAAGAGAAATCCGGGAATTTTACCGTGTATAACTGCGGACCCGATTTTGGCACAGAATTTATCGTTTTCAATCAAAATCCGGGAAAATCGCCAAATGGAAAGCCGTATATACATCCCGTTAAACGCAAATGGTTTTCAAATGTGTTATTCCGTCAAGCAATAGCGCATGCGATTGATAAACAGACGATTATTAATAATGTGTTCTACGGGTTGGGATATCCACAAGATGCAGCGGAAAGTGCTGCAGATGTTTTCTTCCATAATCCGAATGTAAAAAAATATCCTTACGACCTAGAAAAATCAAAACAGTTATTATTGCAAGCGGGGTTCTCGGATAAAAATAATGACGGCTGGCTTGAAGATGAAGAGGGGAATACCGTTGAGTTTACATTAATGACCAACGCTGGAAGTAATAAGGAACGAGAACAAATCGCAAATATCATTGTTCGTGATTTAACAAAACTAGGAATTAAAGTCGTGTTGCAGCCGATAGATTTTAATACGTTAGTTACCAAACTCGATTCGACCTACGATTGGGAAGCGGTTCTACTCGGACTCACTGGTGGAGTTGACCCGCATAGCGGTCGAAATGTATGGCATAGCAGTGGGCAATTACATCTATGGTATCCAGTCCAGAAACAGCCGGCGACAGATTGGGAGAAACGGATTGACCAGATATTTGATACTGCAGCGTCGGAATTAGATAAGCATAAACGTAAACAACTCTACGATGAATTCCAGCTTATCATCTCAGAACAAGTCCCGATAATTTATACCGCTAACCGTGCGGCATTATATGCGGTACGAAATAAATTCGGGAACCTGCATCCGACCGCGTTCGGTGGGATTTTTCATAATATCGAAGAAGTTTATATCAAAAAATAA
- the secG gene encoding preprotein translocase subunit SecG: MGSILYIALVVIHIFVCFGVILIVLLQSGKGAGLSSAFGVGSGESFFGGRGPMLFLEKLTTGCAIVFMFTCLSLSLLASKQRTSSVVDNIPVQQAPAVPAQPAPVNVPPATPTQTPSVPVTPTPTK; encoded by the coding sequence ATGGGGTCTATATTGTATATAGCTCTGGTAGTAATTCATATATTTGTATGCTTCGGTGTAATTCTTATTGTTTTACTGCAATCCGGAAAAGGTGCAGGATTGTCAAGTGCGTTTGGGGTTGGGAGTGGTGAAAGTTTTTTCGGTGGGCGAGGGCCGATGCTATTTCTAGAGAAACTTACTACCGGTTGTGCTATCGTCTTTATGTTCACTTGTCTCAGTTTATCTCTGCTAGCCTCAAAACAACGGACAAGTTCGGTCGTAGATAACATTCCAGTTCAACAAGCACCAGCAGTTCCCGCCCAGCCCGCACCTGTAAACGTTCCGCCAGCGACACCAACTCAAACGCCGAGCGTTCCAGTAACGCCAACTCCTACGAAATAA
- a CDS encoding ABC transporter permease has translation MQKTNSPLRIAFRRLRRHKMAMLGLWVLGILYCSAIFADFIAPYPYYEDFRNNANQPPTPIHFFDETGKFSFRPFVYEYTLQIDTQTYQRKYLPDRTQKNYIYFFTTRNEMVQGGRLRTSWHLFGVKDPGHIFIFGTDTQGRDIFSRILHGSRVSLSIGLLGVLISFTIGMVIGGISGYFGGKFDYLMMRFGEIIMMVPSMFLLLALRAAFLGLKLSSVEVFFMIVFIMSFIGWAGLARVIRGMVLSIREREYVLAAQALGVPTWKIIIKHILPNTFSFAIVSATLDIPSYILGESALSLLGLGIVEPQASWGNMLSAAQNLVVLEQYPWILIPGFFIFITVLAFNFLGDGLRDAFDPNVIM, from the coding sequence ATGCAGAAAACAAATTCTCCTCTCCGAATAGCGTTTAGACGACTTCGTCGGCATAAAATGGCGATGCTCGGTTTATGGGTATTAGGAATACTCTATTGTTCAGCAATATTTGCAGATTTTATTGCGCCCTATCCGTATTATGAAGATTTTCGGAATAATGCGAACCAGCCGCCAACCCCAATCCATTTCTTTGATGAAACCGGGAAATTTAGTTTTCGTCCATTCGTTTACGAATATACATTACAGATTGATACCCAAACGTACCAACGGAAATATCTACCGGATAGAACTCAGAAAAACTATATCTATTTTTTCACTACCCGCAATGAAATGGTACAAGGTGGGAGGCTCCGTACATCATGGCATTTATTCGGGGTTAAAGACCCAGGGCATATATTCATTTTTGGAACCGATACTCAAGGACGAGATATCTTCTCGAGGATACTCCACGGTTCGCGGGTATCACTCTCAATTGGGTTACTCGGTGTTCTCATTTCGTTTACTATTGGAATGGTTATTGGTGGTATTTCCGGTTATTTCGGTGGGAAATTCGATTATCTAATGATGCGATTCGGTGAAATTATCATGATGGTTCCCAGCATGTTTCTACTATTAGCGTTACGAGCAGCGTTTCTCGGTTTAAAATTGAGCTCGGTAGAAGTTTTCTTTATGATTGTATTCATTATGAGTTTTATCGGTTGGGCAGGGTTAGCGCGGGTTATTCGCGGAATGGTTCTCTCAATTCGTGAACGGGAATATGTACTTGCTGCGCAAGCACTCGGTGTTCCCACTTGGAAGATTATTATTAAACATATTCTTCCGAATACCTTTTCATTTGCGATTGTATCCGCAACGTTAGATATTCCCAGCTATATTCTCGGCGAATCTGCGTTGAGTCTGCTCGGATTAGGTATCGTTGAACCGCAAGCGAGTTGGGGCAATATGCTCAGTGCAGCCCAGAATCTCGTTGTGCTTGAGCAATATCCGTGGATATTAATTCCAGGTTTTTTTATTTTTATAACAGTTCTAGCATTTAATTTCTTGGGTGACGGGCTCCGTGACGCGTTCGACCCAAATGTTATAATGTAG
- a CDS encoding DUF1343 domain-containing protein, with protein MVKTGLDVLLEKKLKLVKGSRVGIITNTTGVNKSLELNIDLLLKAGMKITSIFAPEHGFRAAAKEGEKVDSYTDARTGLPVYSLYGTNRKPSPEMLNEVDILIFDIQDAGARFYTFISTLLLALEAVKENGKKLLVLDRPNPITGLAVEGNILDMRFSSFVGSSPIPIRHGMTLGELAEYYNHEMPNPQNPINAELTVVKMVGWRRSQWFDETGLQFIPPSPNMPTVDTALVFPGLCFIEGINVSEGRGTTRPFEWIGAPWIDAEALAAELNKLDLPAVRFRPTYFTPHYSKYKGELCNGIQTHILDRNTFNAPMIGLYVVKTIHDMFPEKFQWIKYENYFFDLLLGTDKVRLAIDKHRSISDLLAEWKKEIKQFLPIRAKYLLYES; from the coding sequence ATGGTAAAAACAGGATTAGATGTTCTTTTAGAAAAGAAACTGAAGCTGGTTAAAGGAAGTCGGGTTGGAATTATAACCAATACGACGGGAGTAAATAAATCGCTTGAGTTGAATATTGATTTATTGTTAAAAGCTGGGATGAAAATTACCAGCATTTTTGCGCCGGAACATGGATTTCGAGCTGCAGCGAAAGAAGGGGAAAAGGTAGATAGTTATACCGATGCAAGAACCGGATTGCCGGTATATTCGCTGTATGGAACGAATCGGAAACCGTCTCCGGAAATGCTGAACGAGGTTGATATTCTCATTTTTGATATTCAAGATGCTGGTGCGCGATTCTATACGTTCATTTCGACCTTGCTGCTCGCATTGGAAGCGGTGAAAGAAAATGGCAAGAAACTGCTTGTTCTCGATCGACCGAACCCGATAACCGGTCTTGCGGTTGAAGGGAATATTCTGGATATGAGATTTTCTTCTTTCGTCGGGAGTAGCCCGATTCCGATACGGCACGGAATGACGCTCGGTGAATTAGCAGAATATTATAACCACGAGATGCCGAATCCGCAGAATCCGATTAACGCTGAGTTAACCGTGGTTAAAATGGTAGGATGGCGTCGGTCGCAATGGTTCGATGAAACTGGTCTGCAGTTTATTCCACCTTCACCGAATATGCCAACCGTTGATACTGCACTAGTTTTTCCCGGTCTATGTTTTATCGAAGGGATCAATGTTTCTGAAGGACGAGGGACGACCCGACCGTTTGAATGGATTGGTGCACCGTGGATTGATGCGGAAGCATTAGCTGCTGAACTGAACAAACTTGACTTACCTGCGGTTCGGTTCCGCCCGACCTATTTCACACCGCATTATAGCAAGTATAAAGGCGAACTCTGCAACGGGATACAGACCCATATCCTTGACCGGAATACATTTAATGCGCCGATGATTGGGTTGTATGTCGTTAAAACTATCCATGATATGTTCCCTGAAAAATTCCAGTGGATTAAATATGAGAACTATTTCTTCGATTTATTGCTCGGAACAGATAAAGTCCGGTTAGCGATTGATAAACATCGTTCTATATCTGATTTACTTGCGGAATGGAAAAAGGAAATCAAACAGTTTCTGCCGATACGTGCAAAATATCTCCTATACGAATCGTAA
- the nadE gene encoding NAD(+) synthase: protein MNNFSPLQINVAEVCSQLEQFIHQQVQQANRAGVVVGLSGGLDSAVVAGLCVRSLGKTRVFALILPERHTPRSAVVHAKQFAIQLGIAYKIIRLTQPLRKLGIYRLIPPTLCIPRKIQERYAQKKHTQFTSEFKQSPFVYSLAGGTNDEMNKSIAFYRSKHRLRMVVCYLYAEKMNYLVAGTANRSEWMTGFFVQYGDSAADFMPILGLYKTQVRQIAEYIQVPKEIIEKPPSPDLLPGITDEYALGIPYTQLDIILFGLEHRWDTSRIAEQANVPPATIAEVNQLVTLSAKWRRLPPAYML from the coding sequence GTGAATAATTTTTCTCCATTGCAGATAAATGTTGCTGAGGTTTGTTCGCAATTAGAACAGTTTATTCACCAGCAAGTTCAACAGGCTAACCGTGCTGGGGTAGTTGTTGGGTTAAGTGGTGGATTAGATTCTGCTGTTGTAGCCGGATTATGTGTTCGCAGTCTCGGGAAAACTCGAGTTTTCGCATTAATCTTACCAGAACGGCATACTCCGCGTTCTGCGGTGGTTCACGCAAAACAATTTGCTATTCAACTCGGTATTGCGTATAAAATTATCCGGTTAACCCAGCCATTACGCAAACTCGGTATCTACCGTTTAATCCCTCCGACATTATGTATTCCCCGCAAGATACAGGAACGATATGCGCAAAAGAAACATACCCAATTTACCTCTGAATTCAAGCAATCTCCGTTTGTCTATAGTCTCGCTGGTGGAACGAATGATGAAATGAATAAGAGTATAGCGTTTTATCGAAGTAAACATCGGCTAAGGATGGTGGTATGTTATCTATACGCAGAGAAAATGAATTATCTGGTTGCCGGTACCGCAAATCGCAGTGAATGGATGACAGGTTTCTTTGTTCAATATGGGGATAGCGCTGCTGATTTTATGCCGATTCTGGGATTATACAAAACCCAAGTTCGTCAAATAGCTGAATATATACAGGTTCCTAAAGAAATTATTGAAAAACCGCCTAGTCCTGATTTACTTCCAGGGATAACTGACGAATATGCACTCGGCATACCGTATACGCAACTGGATATAATTCTATTCGGGCTTGAACATCGTTGGGATACGAGCCGCATTGCTGAACAAGCAAACGTCCCTCCGGCAACAATAGCTGAAGTTAACCAATTAGTTACCCTTTCAGCGAAATGGCGTCGTCTCCCACCAGCTTATATGCTATAA
- a CDS encoding alpha/beta hydrolase: MDDMVTTIPQKTLFNYIKIIVGSLLGLLIVFIYATAEPPNPNRDKWQHVIPPIPPDIEYIKDIEYGKGGNVSLKLDFIRKKERPQFPMPVIVWIHGGGWRSGSKESHIYQLIYFARKGYFCASINYRLTDVATFPAQIEDCKCAIRFLRAKANEYNLNPNRIGVWGSSAGGHLAALLGTSGGIKELEGSGGWQNYSSRVQAVCDWFGPSDFSRFIPIAAISQQNEAFGAVSGLLGGPISEKKELARQASPVTYVTPDDPPFLIMHGDQDKVVSIRQSEILFNALQQAGVEVTFRIIEGEGHGGPKFWRDPENRRIVEQFFDTHLK, from the coding sequence ATGGATGATATGGTCACGACGATACCTCAAAAAACTCTATTCAATTATATTAAAATCATTGTTGGAAGCTTATTAGGTTTATTAATAGTATTCATATATGCTACGGCAGAACCACCGAATCCGAATCGAGATAAATGGCAGCATGTCATTCCACCAATTCCACCTGATATTGAGTATATTAAAGATATCGAATATGGTAAAGGTGGCAACGTTTCATTAAAACTTGATTTCATTCGCAAAAAAGAGCGACCGCAATTTCCGATGCCAGTAATTGTCTGGATTCATGGTGGCGGTTGGCGTTCCGGTAGTAAAGAGAGTCATATATACCAGCTCATTTATTTTGCGAGGAAAGGATATTTCTGTGCGAGTATAAATTATCGGCTAACCGATGTTGCCACGTTCCCAGCACAAATTGAAGATTGTAAATGCGCGATTCGGTTTTTGCGCGCAAAAGCGAATGAGTATAACCTTAATCCTAATCGTATTGGGGTCTGGGGTTCGTCCGCTGGCGGTCATCTCGCGGCATTACTTGGTACTTCCGGCGGAATCAAAGAACTAGAAGGTTCCGGCGGTTGGCAGAATTATTCCAGCCGAGTTCAAGCGGTCTGCGATTGGTTCGGTCCATCAGATTTTTCTAGATTTATTCCGATTGCTGCAATAAGTCAGCAGAATGAAGCGTTCGGTGCAGTATCAGGATTACTAGGTGGACCGATATCCGAAAAGAAAGAGCTAGCGAGACAAGCAAGTCCGGTAACCTATGTAACCCCTGATGATCCGCCGTTTCTAATTATGCACGGTGACCAGGATAAAGTTGTTTCAATTAGACAAAGTGAGATATTATTTAACGCATTACAACAAGCTGGAGTTGAAGTAACTTTCCGAATTATCGAAGGGGAAGGACACGGTGGCCCGAAATTCTGGCGTGACCCAGAAAACCGACGGATAGTAGAGCAGTTTTTTGATACACATCTTAAATAA
- a CDS encoding ABC transporter ATP-binding protein has protein sequence MTQNNVLLKIDNLQTFFFTPDGVSKAVDNVSFSIRKGEVLGLVGESGCGKSVTALSILRLIQYPPGKIVNGKIWFKDQDLMQLPDEEIRRIRGNEIAMIFQEPMTSLNPVFTIGNQIAEVFMLHKKMNRQDAYQEAIRMLELVRIPSPAQRAKDYPHQLSGGMRQRTMIAMALACNPSLLIADEPTTALDVTVQAQILDLMGELKEQFQSSILLITHDLGIIAGFANYVAVMYAGQIVEYTDVETLFYNPLHPYTKGLLVSVPKISKGEPGFSRLKTIEGVVPDPLHYPTGCRFHPRCPIVAERCKQVVPEFEEKRDNHLVRCLLV, from the coding sequence ATGACTCAAAATAATGTTCTATTAAAGATTGATAATTTGCAGACATTTTTTTTTACGCCAGATGGAGTATCAAAAGCTGTTGACAATGTATCCTTCTCGATTCGAAAAGGGGAAGTACTAGGTCTAGTCGGCGAATCAGGTTGTGGGAAAAGTGTTACTGCGTTATCTATCCTTCGGTTAATTCAATATCCACCAGGGAAAATAGTAAATGGTAAAATCTGGTTTAAAGACCAGGATTTAATGCAATTACCAGATGAAGAGATACGGCGGATTCGTGGGAATGAAATTGCGATGATATTTCAGGAACCGATGACCTCATTGAATCCAGTATTTACTATTGGAAATCAAATTGCAGAAGTGTTTATGCTCCATAAAAAAATGAATAGACAAGATGCGTATCAGGAAGCGATTCGGATGCTGGAGTTAGTTAGAATTCCGTCGCCTGCCCAGCGGGCGAAAGATTATCCCCATCAGTTATCCGGTGGGATGCGGCAACGAACGATGATTGCGATGGCACTTGCCTGTAATCCTTCGTTGCTGATTGCGGATGAACCGACCACTGCATTAGATGTTACGGTTCAAGCGCAGATACTTGATTTAATGGGTGAGTTAAAAGAACAGTTTCAGTCTTCGATATTATTAATCACCCACGATTTAGGGATTATTGCAGGATTTGCGAACTATGTTGCGGTGATGTATGCCGGTCAGATTGTTGAATATACTGATGTTGAAACGCTGTTCTATAACCCGTTGCATCCGTATACGAAAGGATTATTAGTATCAGTACCGAAAATATCAAAAGGCGAACCTGGGTTCTCGCGATTGAAAACAATAGAAGGAGTAGTTCCTGACCCGTTGCATTATCCGACTGGTTGTCGGTTCCACCCACGATGTCCGATTGTAGCCGAACGATGCAAGCAGGTAGTACCGGAATTTGAAGAAAAGAGAGATAACCATTTGGTTAGATGCCTATTAGTTTAA
- a CDS encoding ATP-binding cassette domain-containing protein, with protein MNPNDQLLIVKKVKKYFPVTQGVFSKTVGQVKAVDGVSFEMKPGETLGLVGESGCGKTTLGRVILQLYRATEGEIRFKDSPNLVTLSNREIRPYRRKMQMIFQDPFSSLNPRMTIGSIVGEGLTVYNLAKGKKKQERIAELLNAVGINPDHMYRYPHEFSGGQRQRIGIARALAVEPELIIADEPVSSLDVSIQAQIINLLQDLQLQFKLSFLLIAHDLAVVEHISDRVAVMYLGKIVEMSTKTKLYKSPLHPYTKALLSAVPIPDPKVKVERILLPGDIPSPMKIPTGCRFHTRCPIAQFPICKEQEPELLEKQLNHFVACHFASV; from the coding sequence ATGAATCCAAACGATCAATTGCTAATTGTTAAAAAGGTTAAAAAATATTTTCCAGTGACTCAAGGAGTTTTCTCCAAAACCGTTGGTCAGGTGAAAGCGGTGGATGGGGTTTCATTTGAAATGAAACCGGGTGAAACGCTCGGGCTTGTTGGCGAATCCGGCTGCGGAAAAACCACACTCGGTCGTGTTATTTTGCAATTATACCGCGCAACTGAAGGTGAAATCCGCTTTAAAGATTCTCCGAATCTGGTCACATTATCCAATCGCGAGATTCGGCCGTATCGCCGGAAAATGCAGATGATTTTCCAAGACCCGTTCTCATCGTTAAATCCACGAATGACGATTGGGAGTATCGTTGGCGAAGGACTAACAGTTTACAATCTAGCTAAAGGGAAAAAGAAACAAGAACGAATTGCAGAACTACTCAATGCAGTTGGTATAAACCCAGATCACATGTATCGGTATCCGCATGAATTTAGCGGTGGTCAACGGCAACGCATTGGTATTGCGCGAGCACTAGCTGTTGAACCTGAGTTGATTATCGCCGATGAACCAGTTTCATCTCTTGATGTGTCAATTCAAGCACAAATAATTAATCTTTTGCAAGATTTACAATTGCAATTTAAATTGAGTTTCTTATTGATTGCCCATGATTTAGCGGTAGTTGAGCATATTAGCGATCGGGTAGCGGTGATGTATCTTGGTAAAATTGTTGAAATGAGCACAAAAACGAAGTTGTATAAATCGCCATTGCATCCGTATACGAAAGCATTATTATCAGCGGTACCTATTCCTGACCCGAAAGTTAAGGTTGAAAGAATCCTGTTACCTGGTGATATCCCGAGCCCAATGAAAATCCCGACCGGTTGTCGGTTCCATACCCGATGTCCAATTGCTCAATTCCCGATTTGCAAAGAACAAGAACCAGAACTGCTGGAAAAACAACTGAACCATTTCGTTGCCTGCCATTTCGCTAGTGTGTAA
- a CDS encoding ABC transporter permease: protein MISYILRRLLHLIPLLIGMTLLSFLVIQLAPGDYFDQLKMNPQISPETIEQMRHQFNLDKPLWIQYLKWLQGVVQFDFGYSFTYHTPVSFLIKERLINTLILGVAAMLISWGLAIPIGIYCAVKQYSWIDKFFSFFSYVGMSLPTFFTAFLLLFFAASTGWLPTGGMISANHESMSLFGKIIDYGYHLIIPAIVLGFHSIASLSRIMRGTMLENLRQQYVITARAKGLKEKTVIFKHVLRNSINPMITLFGYSLPGLLSGAAITEIIIAWPGLGRLMLEAIMSQDLFVIMADLLMGGFLLIIGNLIADVMLALSDPRIRYS from the coding sequence GTGATTTCCTATATTCTTCGACGGTTATTACATTTGATTCCTCTGTTAATCGGGATGACATTATTATCCTTCCTGGTTATCCAGCTAGCTCCTGGCGACTACTTCGACCAATTAAAGATGAACCCGCAGATTTCACCAGAAACCATCGAACAAATGCGGCACCAATTCAATCTTGATAAACCATTATGGATTCAATATTTAAAATGGCTTCAGGGAGTAGTACAATTTGATTTTGGTTATTCGTTCACTTACCATACCCCAGTGAGTTTTCTGATTAAAGAACGGTTGATAAATACTTTAATTCTTGGAGTTGCCGCAATGCTCATTTCTTGGGGACTAGCGATTCCAATTGGAATCTATTGTGCGGTGAAACAATATTCATGGATAGATAAATTTTTCTCGTTTTTTTCGTATGTTGGGATGTCGCTACCAACATTTTTCACGGCGTTCTTATTACTCTTTTTTGCGGCATCGACTGGGTGGCTCCCTACCGGCGGGATGATTTCTGCTAACCACGAATCAATGAGCTTATTTGGGAAAATCATTGATTATGGATATCATTTAATAATCCCGGCAATAGTTCTTGGATTCCATTCAATAGCGAGTTTATCACGTATCATGCGTGGAACCATGCTCGAAAATCTACGGCAGCAATATGTTATCACCGCTCGAGCAAAAGGTTTAAAAGAAAAAACCGTTATCTTCAAACATGTTTTACGCAATTCAATTAATCCGATGATAACACTGTTTGGCTATTCCTTACCCGGGCTATTAAGCGGAGCTGCGATTACCGAAATTATCATCGCTTGGCCTGGACTTGGTCGGTTGATGCTGGAAGCGATTATGAGCCAGGATTTATTTGTTATTATGGCAGATTTATTAATGGGTGGATTCTTATTAATCATTGGGAATTTGATCGCTGATGTAATGCTGGCGCTAAGCGATCCCCGGATTAGATATAGCTAG